TTCACCATAAATGAAACGAAACTGTGCTGCCAGACTTTATGTCCTATAATGAAACTTCTATTCTTTTAGATTCTGTCAGCTCATTTCTTGGCAGTGGGTAAGGTAAAATTTAGGATTACATCACAGTTCTTTATATGGAAATGTGTTTGCCAGATAATTCAGCTTCTGCGCATTTAGATGAAAAGTTGGCTTTAGGAACAGAGAAGCACCATAGTGCTTTGAGTCTCATTTCCACCCCCAAAGAGATACCTCTTTACTGTTTGTCTCGAATCTTCGTGGATAGTAGTGAGGGCAGTCCTGGAGCTTAAGTGAGACTTAGAGATCAGTGTCAAGTGAGGAGAGGCATCCTCTGGAGAGAAGGACGTGTGTTTAGAAGTGTGGGAGATTCCTAAAGAAGGTTCTTGTTAGctttttaacaagaaaaaaacaaacaaaaaacatggctaggatttgcagaataaaaaaaaataccatcaaAACTCATGCTGGTaattcaacccattgtttttGGATCTGTCACCTCTCTTCACCAGACCTCAGACCTGTTTGCCATGATCGAGAGGATGCAGGTACTGTGAAATCCCTGCATTACATTTTCACCGCTCAACCTTAATCTGCGTCTTTTCTGACACACCGATAAGAatgatttctgattttttttggtcttcttctcaaattatttcctttttttgactcTGCAATTCCTTTACCTTTCTCCTGCAGTTTATGTGTGCTTAGCCACAGCCAATGCATTCATACGTAAATAAATATCTCTATTATTGCTTTGTTATCTGCAGCTTCAGTCTGTCTCCAGCTCTTGCATCAGAACTTGCGCGCTGAGCAGAACCGTTGTCTTTCAGGGCTAATAAAGGAGTAATGTATGGGTCATCACCACATGTATTTTCTGAATCCTCAGGTCAATctaaaattcttcttttttttttgctactgtTACACCATCGCACTCTGACCATGTAAAATGGCTTCAAAAgcataatggaaaaaaagacagcaaagTTTAAGTAGAGAAGCTTTCTTAAAACTGTATTGCACCCCTTTGAATTGTGGAAATAATTcagcaatttgaaaaaatacaggGTTGGGGGCGACTTTGATAATCTTTTATGGAGCTATCtgttaatgaacaaaaaaaatcatggctgctcaaaaagaaaaaggaaaaaaatcaagtgcAGTCTTTCATATTCTGTACTAAAAAGCCAAAAGAAATATGATCAGTAAAAGATAGCATCACGCAAATAACTTTCAATCTTTTATACTTTCaacttttgtaaaagaaaaaaaagaaacggttCCAGTTTTAAATTGAAGTAGGTTTACATCAGCAGAATAAGAACAGATTTTATCTCTAAAAAGTTCtacttttgcacatttaggAATGTGATTCTGCACAATGTTTTGAGGGAAATCTGAGGCtccccttttcttttgttttttctttttctttttctgcttttgataCGTCCTTCCTTTATATTTTCTCTTGCTGTGACTGACCTGTGAAACAGACCAAGCTTACACAATCATGTAATATTCCCATGAAGAATTTTCAGGAAGTATACTGCTACACCATAAATGTCATGGCTCTTGACAGCTAAACAGGCGTCTGAATATGTGGCTTTGTGTACCTGTGAACAGACCGTGCAGATAGTTCACCTGTGTCATCTCGAGCTTGTCattttttctcttcctctccACAGGGTTGCAGAATGGATGAGCAAAGATGCCCGTTCCCTCCTCCCCTCAAGGTGAGTCACAAATCCTCACAACTCCTTGTAAAGCACAAGTCGAGTGAAGCATCTGGACTGGCAGAGTTGTAAACCCTGTCTTATCAGCTGTCGGGCAGGCTGTGTGCCGCTCACTGAGTAACTAAGAGTAAGTAAAAATAAGTAACAACCTCAGTAAAACTGGCCATTTATGCATTGAGTACAGCCAATTCTTAAATTGAGGTCCAGACAGTTTCAGGTGTAGTCTGAAAGAATCAATAAGAAGCGATCTGATTGGTTTGGATTTGATTACTGTGTAATTTTGGAGCATTTTtgaatacaataaataaataactgaaaaaaatggcaaaatggtAAAGTAGTTCTCAGTGATGTGGACCGTAAATTGGACTTTTGTCCTGTTGACTATTACAGCAATCTAAAAGAAGGGATGATGATATGCCACTATGGCAGAGCCAATTTCTCTGCCGTTCTGCTAAAGCTTAGGGGTTTGCCTTCAAACACTTTGCTGCAGAGGGGCACTGATGCTGTGAAACTAGGCTGAGGTGTTGAAGCGTGCTGTTCATCTGTGGTGCTGGAAGGTTGTAACAttttccacaaagaaaaaaaaaaatgttttgcacaaCTCTTTGCGTTAGCACTAAAAATAGAGAGATTCTGCAAGAAAACATATGCAAACGTGTCAGCAGCCAGACATGTAGATTAATCATTTAAACAGTATCCTAAAGGCAGTGCTGGGCTTAGGCTGTAGtgcataaaagctgaaagtcagGCGTTCAATAATTTAATATTAGACATTACCTTTTAAGAAATGTTATCACACTGTTAATTATGTCAACTGGTTCTCACTTTAGTTTTAtagaggaatttttttttttttccgttttataATCAATCAAAAAGCCTTCAACTTTCTCTGACCTTGAATGACCCCATGCTGATTTCAGCTCTGTTTGAACAATGTCAGAAATAGATAAGCACATTATTTACAAGGGATGCCACAATTCATGGTTTAAAAGGGAACTGTGTGTTACACAAATGATCTGAATCATGGTGTAAGTGAATCGTTGCACtcctattatttttttccatgttgttGGTCCTTAATGTAAACTTAGGCTgcaaaaaatgaatcatttcagtggaagttataaaaaataataaacaactaGTAGCTTGTGTAGCACTTGTGCTGAACTTTTTATGGTTGAATTGGTTAAGCTTTGTTTGAACAATAATACCGACTGATTTGATTGTGAAATGTAGTGCTATTGCTTTTGTTTCCGGTACATTTATGCGTGGGAACCTTGGAGATCCTctgacttctcttttttttgtgtaccTTCATGTCATAAACTGTAAAACAGTGTTGCATGCAGGCAAATAGCTATAACGGAGCACATCTTCTCGATGCAATGGTTTAGAAGACAAGAAGAAGTCAAATCTAAATGACTGCGTGACACTGTTTGTGGAGGGAAAAATAAGGAACACTTGCATAACCCTCATAAAAAAAGTGAGATAGTGGTTTGAGGCGGTGAAAAACCAGActggtgttttttaaataacactgCTGTGTTAAAAGTAAGCTAAAGATCACTTTTCCTTAGTAAAAAGAAAGGTCCTTGATCTCATCTTATGTCAATACTGAGAGGTTTTAGCACTTATACATTAGtcgttaaaaaaatacatgggTTTTGCCAATGTACTCGCTAGCTTTAATGGCTTTTAGAAAAGTTACATAATCTCAACAGGAGGGAGCCTTAGGAAACTGTTTCTTAATTCTAAAATGTACTGAAAGAACTGTGAGTGTCATCTGGAAATCAAATCACTGTGAAACTGTCAGATTTGAAGCATTAGATGATTAGACTGAAACAGGCTGAATTAAACATGTGGTCACAATCCCTGTGCTCCTTTTCAATGTACGgcagctaaattaaaaaaactaagtaaaaagattttttttcttgtaataaGGGGACTCACGTTTCTttcctccacttgcagacagaaGAGGACTACATCCCTTATCCCAGCGTTCATGAGGTACATATGCAGACATTCTCTTTATTTGCACAAACTGCACCCGTCAAACAAAACGAAAACTATCAGGGATGTGTCAAATACCTACAAATTGTACTAGGGTAAAAGTAGCTTTAATTCAACATATTTCTAAGTTgatgaaaatagcatttttgagtaagcgttaaaaaaaatatatgtggcAAAAACATTATTCTTagcctctctttttctttttcattgtcCGCTTTGGATACATCCTTCCTTTATATTTCCTCCTACTGTGACTCACCTGTGAACCAGTCAACCAAAcgtatacattttaaataagaaaacaggatatttttcaaataaattaaaaggacAGTTGAGAGTTTCACATTTCACAAAAAAGGTGATTTGAAACTCGAATTTCTTGTTGTCAGGTTTTGGGGCGCCGGAGTCCTTTTCCCCTTATCCTGCTGCCTCAGTTTGGAGGTTACTGGATTGAAGGAACCAATCACGAGCCTAAAGACCCAATAGAGGCCGATCAACCTACCTGTCCTGCCTCCCACATCAAGCTAGAGACAAACAGTACTGCTAAGCTCTACAGAAAAAATTTCATGGGCAAGGTAAGATTGTAGAAAGGCTTCTTGATGTCtcttttatatatacatatatatatatataaatgcagttttctttatatCATCATAAATATGAATGCAAACTGGAAAAAAGGCACATCTTACCCCTGCcttgaacttttgttttgaatatgcagaaaaactggttttaaaagTATATTTCATTAATAGATCATTCATGTTATGTAAGAAGACATTTTAATCTTttgttaaagtattttttttctttcacattcttaatttctttttttcgtgAGGGGAGGATGTAGAAGGTTTTATGACCAGTTTTGATGTTTGTACTATGTatccctaaaaaaacaaagtaaatgcaAAATGAATAGATACATTAGAAATTTAAAGCCTCAACCTATTTTGagatataatttttttgtgacaggaaatcattttttgaaaatttgcAGAAATTAATGTATGTTTGATTCATTGAACTGCTTTTGTTCTGAATACTTTGCACTACTAAAGTGTTGTAATAGGTTAATTTTGGGCCAGTTGCTACATGAATAGTCATCTGTTTTCTGTGTGTCTATCCTAGGAACACTTTAATTACTACACCATGGATGCTGCCCTGGGTCACTTGGTCTTTTCAGTGAAGTATGATGTCATTGGTGATCAAGAGCATCTGCGCTTAATGCTACGGTACAgcattgttttttatgttatcTCTGACCTGCTTTCTGTTGCATTTACTCTTCTGCAATGCTGTGGCAAGGCTAGCCCTTCTAGGATGTCTCTGACAACACCTTTAGTTTCTGGGTTTGTTTTTACAACTTGGCCTAACTTGAACTGTCCTCACAAAGCATTTTGATCACACACCCAAACAATGTCTCCCACAGCTACATTCCTTTAAAGTTAAGGCAGACTTTGGGATTGGGGCCCGCTAGTTGACTCCAAGCCCTCCAAACTTTGATACCTGTTTTTGCATctcattaaatgttttataaggGTACTTGTTGAAGTCAAATGTCCTCATGTCACTACTCTGAAAGGATCTGCATTGTGTTACTTttcacttttattctttttctatgCATTTAAATGCAACAATAAGTAAAGCAAAGATTGATTTCGTTTTTTAatgcattacattttttgttttattttttgttttgttttttaattattttgaaattcaaatatttttctttacttaCTGTACACATATGATCGATTTGGTCACTGGTAAATTGTAAATGTCTAAATCACAGTAAAGAATATGTAATGCCTTTGGTAAAATGCAGTCAACGAGGAGTAAATTCCACCCGCCCctagctgttttttcttttttgttctttttgtaaatatgtgCTTTACAAAACAAAGTGCCTGTTAGAAATTTGAACTGCTGAAATCATCCACTTGGAAAAATGTGCCCTGAAACACTTGCGTAATACTctctgtaaaataaaactaacttCAATCTGCGTGGTGTggtaaaaatattcaaaactcCTGTGATGAACGGTCACTTTAAACAGAGGTGTCAAAAAGTATGTAGCCGTCAGGGCGCTTTCCATCTGCGCAGGGTAAGTGTAATGCCTCCTACTCACCACTGCCTCAAGCTCGCTCCCTAAAAGCCCCCGCTCCATCACACTCTGCCAGAGACAGACAAGGGGGAGGGAGGTCAGAGCTCAGTGCACTAAATAACCTGTGAGTTAATTTTAGCACCTGAAAGACTCCTCTTCAAATTTTAATATCGGCACTCTCTCTTTGTAATGGATCTTCAGAATGGATGAGAGTAAAATGAGGTAACTGGGCTTGCAGCATTTATCACATGGTGATGGTTTCTAGTTTGCGGGTACAGCCCACAAGTGCCTCAGCCCGTGTATTAACACGCACTGAcagtcaactttttttttttttaattacctcCATGATAGATTGTAATAACTCTGTATTACGCAAATACAGATGCATATATTAACACGAATGGCTCCGCTCCGGCCCCGTCTTTGAATTTTCACTTCCATATTTAGCACATTAAACAGTGCAACAAGGTTAAAGAGACAAATTAAGAGCCTGAAATTCTATAAATTTGATGAAAACCACTTTAATTAATAAGTGATGTATAATGTAATCACATTAGTGGCCTGTAGCCCTGAAAGTATGCTGGCAGTAAGAAGTATGTCACATGCACATGTTTCAAAGCTCTCATAAATCTGgttttaggggaaaaaatccTCTTGTTTTAGGCTTTGCAAATAGTGAAAGTCTAGCAGTTAAAGCCAATTTGGAGATTACACTGTGATTTATAGTGTGTTGCTCTGACAATGAGGGATTGGAAAAGCTTTGCAGTTTCTGTTAACCAAACGTCAAGGTTTTAGGAAGATGAGATAACTACAGGTTTTAAACAGGAATAGTAAAATTATATtataccaaaaaaacaaacaaaaaagctaaaacaattacaaaattttaagaaaaggcAAAAGTAGTTGAACATAACTAAGATAATACTTATAACTGTGCTTATAAGTAAATacgtttattatttttttatactgttAACAATTGTTGCATCTTATGTCCTACTGTGCTGCATCTATTGCTTCATTATATAATGCTAAGTCAGTTTGCTGCACCttaattttaaactgtaatgATTTCAATCTTATTCtgtcatttcatatttttttcatcttttgtgaCGTCTGCTGTTGACCTCTTGACCAGGTCACCCTTCCAATAGAGATATGGATCTCAGTGGGATTTTTACCTGGTTAAATCAAGGTTACTACCACTAATAAGTTTGATACACATGACAGGAGGTTTTAATGTGGCATCTTCATGATTATGCtacaaaaacaggccccttagaaataagtcaaaaactcCTACCCGACtgtcagattttctttaaataagcaaagaaaataatccttatggggtaagaaaatggtcttaccaagaattcttattttaagaaaaataactaGTCCTTAAGACATGTTTCcacaaactaagattattttacgATTGAAAAACGTTCTTGATCAAATTACTTTTTTCCCTGCTATACACAAAAGCAGACACATTTTCTTGACTACAAGTTTTCCAGAAAGAAACTATCACAAATGCATATGTTTCTTTAACCTAAATTAAATAATGCGccatattttctgtttaaacgCTGTGCTAACTTCTAGATGAAGTTCTCATTTAGTATGTTTTGTCTCTTCCCCCAAAGAATTGCAACTATGTACATAGTTTAATATTTAGGCCAATTGTTTCTCAGTCAAGCTATTGTATGTTGTTTAGTTGATTTGACAATTGAAAATGAGCAGCAATAGTTATATATTCATTGTGATCTTTGAGTTTCCAtctccataaaaaaagaaaacaaactttttcacCTAGTCCATTTCAGTGATATCGTAATTAAAACTATCAAGTGTAAAGACAATTAGGATCTCACAGCTTCACACGTCTGCAGGGAACATTCATTTGAGTGGGCAGCTTTCTTTAATGAGATACAACGGGATGACACTGAAAAAGGAGTGGtttcaattaaaaacagatttattttgtccttcttttttttagcacaaagcTAAAAACATATCATGACGTGATTCCCATTTCCTGCCTTACCGAATTCCCCAATGTGGTCCAGATGGCCAAGGTAAGACATCACACTAAATACCATTCAAAGTTGTCTGactgtattttaaatgtgtcctaatacttttttgtctttcttgcaGCTTGTTTGTGAAGAAGTTAATGTAGATCGCTTTTACCCTGTCCTCTACCCAAAGGTAagcacgttttctttttttctcctaccAACAGTCATCTGTCAACTCTGCCTGACTGGATGCTTCCTGTTCTTTTATCATCAGGCATCAAGGCTCATTGTCACCTTTGATGAACATGTAATCAGCAACAACTTTAAGTTTGGAGTCATTTATCAAAAGTTTGGGCAGGTGACTGCGCCTCAGAGATACTGCAGCTAATCTTGGCTTTTTGAAGTCATAAGTCCTGAGaacgatttttattttttacttgcagACATCAGAGGAGGAGCTCTTTGGAAACATGGAGGAAAGTCCCGCCTTTGTTGAGTTCTTGGAGTTTCTCggaaagaaaattgagcttcaTGATTTTAAAGGGTATGGACacttaaaacttttattttattctaataaAGGGACTTTATATGTTGTGTCCTCGTTTTAAATTAATCCTATTAAGAGTATTACAGGGTGTCTTTACATTTGAACTGGCATTGTAATTAAGTGAGCATATAAAGCACTCCCATAATGGAGGTAAACTCTGACAGTGATGATCCAccaatagcattttttttattctttttgtgcCCTTGTCCTCTTCCTGTCCTCCCATCCTAGGttttcactgtattgtcctTCTTTTGTCCACTTTCCCGCAACTGCTAATAAATCCGTGTTTCTCCTTCATCTCCCAGTTTTCGGGGTGGCTTGGATGTCGCTCATGGTCAGACGGGGACAGAATCTGTCTACACAAATTTTCACAATAAGGAGATTATGTTTCATGTGTCCACCAAACTGCCTTACACAGAAGGAGACTCCCAGCAGGTACAaagactttgattttttttttttttttagcaatgcagcACTGTTTGacaatttcaaacatttttaaaaaaacaattacaatcttTGGTTAACTTGATTTGATacatttcaaaaagtttaaaaggaaaaaatgaaatcattctaaaagctttaaataaaattattgatttgatttgaagtttactttttgatATTTTGCTATAAAAATGTGCAGAATCCTGAACTGTATTTGTAATAGTTCAAAGTTgtaaaatgcttgttttttttgttgttttttttgcaaatacatTTTGTACAACTGTGTGATCCGTTCAAGGTCTTTAAGTTTACTATAAACTTTCATCTCTCAATGTCACGCTGCTTTGGGCCTCAGCTACTCTCCAGTGGACTGGACTGGTTTGAACTTTGTTACCACAGTAACCCTCTTTATTGCCAAGACATGGAAACAAACAGAAGACATAAACATCACCCACATGGGATGATTCACTAGGGAGCGTGGAAAAGGCACCAGGGTACACACATAATAACATATCGAGATCAAAACACTGACTTCATCTGAAGTGACCTGACAGAGTCTGTCCATATTTGAAAGGTCGTGTGGTGATAGCAGATGCCAAGCTTGTCAGTCCAACGCTGCGCTTGCAGAGTTTGTGTCAAACTGTCCTCGCTGATGATGCAGCCTAAAAGTGCATCTGTTCTTCAGCTAAGATCAGAGAACTTCTGGgttaaatattaattaaatcTCACCTCAAAGTAACCTGTCTGCTCTGAATTTACAGGAATGTACCTCGTCATCAGTGTTCTCCCTTAACCCCTGACAGtctaataatgaataaaaaatgaattacaCAGATCTCTGATAGGGTATGAACAATGTTTCCAGTTTTTCCCTTTAATTTTCTCTAGCCATTGCCTCTTACAGTGactctttattttaatgattaCTTCAGTATGACAGCATATTATGTTAACAAATGTTAACAAATAAAGTGGATCAGGAAtgttacatttaatttaacttaaattaactataatatatttttgttcagaaaCCTTTCTGACAAATCTTTGTCGATTAAGACTTCATCAAAATTCAAAAGAACGCCAGATGGTTGATTGTTCTCGAGTCAACAAGCAGAATGTCTGTGACACAAAGAAGCTTCAAAGTGACTATGCTGttaataaacaagtaaaaagcATTATCATTTCTTAGTCACACTGTAAATATTTGCGTTGTTTGCTCCATGCTCCTCACTGGTAACGTGGATATTTTCCTGAAGCGCTAGCTAACACTGGGGCTTATGTCTCAATGTGTGAAGCTGCTCAGTTTATGGGTGTCAAACTGTGTAAATGGACTCTGAAAGATAATTAGTGGCAGCACCTTTGAAGTGTCAAAGGGAGCATTTTGTTAAAATTAACAACCTGCTCTGAACGAACTAAATGCATTTGTTTAGCTCAATTTATCCTGTCATTTTTAGATTGAGTTGAATCATTATAGGTCACAACTTTATTTAGATTGAAGTTGTTTTCATACAATAAGATATTGTCTGATTCTCTCTATATAAGAAGCAAATACTGTCAAATTCTTTTGTATGCATAAAGCCTAGATGAGCTTTCATAATTAGAATTTACtgtaagatgcaaaaaaaaaggtaacagcATAAATTCCTATTTCAGCACAAGAAGACGGTGTCCCCGATGCTGAGCAACACAGGACTGCTCAGAGGAGCTGCACGCATAAAAAATTAATAGCACGGTCACTCCGTCCCCCAAGTTCCTTGGTGTCCTTTTGGCAACTCAAAGCTTTCTGGCAACTGAGAAAAATGTAGTCATGATGACAGTCAGCCATCTGTGCGATCGCCACAAGCTTCTGGTTCAACTTTGCAGTGACTTCACTGATGTTAAGATCCATCTATTAAAATCTTAGCATCCCTAATTCATGCACTAAATTCACGTGAAACAAATGGTACCCGTGGTTGTAAAATGTGTATCTTAAATTATTGGCAAAACAGCATGAAAAAACCGTGAAAattctacaaaaaaatattgttttttttatctaaaacttgattttgttttctaaaaactgaAGAATTCTCCACCCCTCTGCTAACACTGTCCTGTTTACTTCCTGTCACTGTTTAAGAGCAAGTCCTGAGACTTTTTTGAAGACAGACTTGTGTTTGTGCTGCCCCAGTTAGTCATTTGAGATGTTTCTGCTGTTGCTAGCTTTCTTTATCTGTGCTCCACAGCTGCAGAGAAAGAGACACATAGGCAACGACATTGTGGCCATCGTGTTCCAGGAGGAAAACACTCCTTTTGTACCTGACATGATCCAGTCCAATTTCCTGCATGCGTATGTTGTAGTGCAGGTGGAGAATGCCTGTTCGGACAACGTCACCTATAAGGTAGGTTTTTCGCAGAGTAAATATTCCTTTGGAGAAATTCTAAATGGTCCGTGTTTTTCCCTTCTGAAGAGTTTTGTTGTATTCCTGCTTTTTATCCAGGTTTCTGTGACTGCAAGGGATGATGTACCTTTCTTTGGTCCTGCTCTACCTGACCCtgccattttcaaaaaggtccgtAGTCAAACAAGTAGGAAAGGAGATCCCTTGAACGCAGCAGACATTCCAGACTTTCAGTCCCTCATCCTTTATGTGTTCGTCTTCCTCAGGGTCCAGAGTTCCGTGAGTTTCTCTTCACCAAGCTCATTAATGCAGAATATGCCTGCTACAAGGCTGAGAAGTTTGCCAAACTGGAGGTGAGGAGTACACAAAATGAGACGTTGCCTTGGAAGTTTACactttatcacattttttttgatGTATGCTTAATTAAGTGACAgcacagttctacagatgtccCAGACTTTTATAGACAACCTCATCAATTATTCTAAACTGTAATGCAGGAGACGGTCGGGCAGTATAATTgtagttttataaagaaaattttttgcttatttgtttgttttaactctgCGAAACAAACAGATTAAAACCGAGTGCCTCTTGGGTTGGAAAGATCGTCACAACCAGTGTTGTACGCTTTTGGACTCACGAGTTGTTTATTAATGAAAGCCTTTTAACCCCTTaacacctgaatttatttccaattaggaacaaaaacattttaatcatattttgttttttaattagatgctaaattaagttgAAATAGTTAATTTGACCACAGCACATGAATAGATGGAACTTCAGGTTTGTCACAAATTTGCAAGGAGTAACCATTGTGGCTGATTGAAGTGTTTTTGCATCAAACCAAAATTCTCAAATATTCATCAAGTTATCAATAAgtattgacacatttttatcttAGCACAAATTACCTTTGGTTGTACAATTTTTCCAAGATTGCCGTTTGCTGATGCTGATGCAAAAATGCTTAATATGGCGTCAACGGGTTAAGTATTTAAGAATAAATcaatcttttaataatgatgtCAATGTATTGTCTTTTAAACTGTTGAGAGTGAACGGGATGTTTTGGAGTGGTATGTATTGGAGAGATGGAAAGGGGTAGAAGGAAGGGGAACTgcaaaaagacttaaaaacagggaaataataataaaagatggATTAGCAGAAAGGGTAAAAAATGTTGCACAttgtgcacaaacacaaatctaCACACTCAAGCGTTCACACAAACCCACATTACTGCATATAGCTATTGATTGCAGAAACCTTCCTACCCACATCTATACAGACCCACCCAAAACATAGGACTGAgtgattttgttgttgtcagGAGCGCACGCGCGCTGCACTGTTAGAAACTCTGTACGAGGAGCTGCACATCAACAGTCAGTCCATGATGGGCCTGGGTGGAGACGAAGATAAGCTGGAGAACGGGGGCGGAGGAGGAGGCGGCGGCTTCTTTGAATCCTTCAAGGTACAGCATCATGCCTCATTCGGTGCAGCACACAGCTAATCTGCACCTCCACATGCATGAGAGAGAACGGTGACGagtgcaaaaactttttttaggaTACTTTTCTTTCTCCCCCCTGTCACTTGGCTGGGATTCTGGGTATTCACACATGAGAAAACAAAGCGTAGAAAATTTGCAGTATCTCAAAGGACCAGTCCTGTGGCATTTGCTGTTCTtactcagca
The nucleotide sequence above comes from Oryzias latipes chromosome 5, ASM223467v1. Encoded proteins:
- the LOC101168616 gene encoding rap1 GTPase-activating protein 1 isoform X3, producing the protein MTELRMLKNALLDGLIVGPYSKSFRKRRCFSDTSDLFAMIERMQGCRMDEQRCPFPPPLKTEEDYIPYPSVHEVLGRRSPFPLILLPQFGGYWIEGTNHEPKDPIEADQPTCPASHIKLETNSTAKLYRKNFMGKEHFNYYTMDAALGHLVFSVKYDVIGDQEHLRLMLRTKLKTYHDVIPISCLTEFPNVVQMAKLVCEEVNVDRFYPVLYPKASRLIVTFDEHVISNNFKFGVIYQKFGQTSEEELFGNMEESPAFVEFLEFLGKKIELHDFKGFRGGLDVAHGQTGTESVYTNFHNKEIMFHVSTKLPYTEGDSQQLQRKRHIGNDIVAIVFQEENTPFVPDMIQSNFLHAYVVVQVENACSDNVTYKVSVTARDDVPFFGPALPDPAIFKKGPEFREFLFTKLINAEYACYKAEKFAKLEERTRAALLETLYEELHINSQSMMGLGGDEDKLENGGGGGGGGFFESFKRVIRSRSQSMDAMGLSNKKSNTVSTSHSGSFTNNPAESPKTTGIQTYLYPSVIACPREKSQ
- the LOC101168616 gene encoding rap1 GTPase-activating protein 1 isoform X2: MTELRMLKNALLDGLIVGPYSKSFRKRRCFSDTSDLFAMIERMQGCRMDEQRCPFPPPLKTEEDYIPYPSVHEVLGRRSPFPLILLPQFGGYWIEGTNHEPKDPIEADQPTCPASHIKLETNSTAKLYRKNFMGKEHFNYYTMDAALGHLVFSVKYDVIGDQEHLRLMLRTKLKTYHDVIPISCLTEFPNVVQMAKLVCEEVNVDRFYPVLYPKASRLIVTFDEHVISNNFKFGVIYQKFGQTSEEELFGNMEESPAFVEFLEFLGKKIELHDFKGFRGGLDVAHGQTGTESVYTNFHNKEIMFHVSTKLPYTEGDSQQLQRKRHIGNDIVAIVFQEENTPFVPDMIQSNFLHAYVVVQVENACSDNVTYKVSVTARDDVPFFGPALPDPAIFKKGPEFREFLFTKLINAEYACYKAEKFAKLEERTRAALLETLYEELHINSQSMMGLGGDEDKLENGGGGGGGGFFESFKRVIRSRSQSMDAMGLSNKKSNTVSTSHSGSFTNNPAESPKTTGISLLVPGKSPSKYGRRGSAIGIGTIEESLIIPGKSPTRKKSGPFSSRRSSAIGIENIQEVQERSREVSPSAQKAADSSHLSQEHRSDNSPNHSSPEFFATKNSLAMYCRAPSIPEAQDLSRSSSNASSFASVVEEHEAEEEYDTGMESVSCVTPVKKDTFVYSCGVEEGTCSQGSFAASRLQQQQDGVKTSELKGTDSQTKMEGRQQEQKFSSNC
- the LOC101168616 gene encoding rap1 GTPase-activating protein 1 isoform X1 → MTELRMLKNALLDGLIVGPYSKSFRKRRCFSDTSDLFAMIERMQGCRMDEQRCPFPPPLKTEEDYIPYPSVHEVLGRRSPFPLILLPQFGGYWIEGTNHEPKDPIEADQPTCPASHIKLETNSTAKLYRKNFMGKEHFNYYTMDAALGHLVFSVKYDVIGDQEHLRLMLRTKLKTYHDVIPISCLTEFPNVVQMAKLVCEEVNVDRFYPVLYPKASRLIVTFDEHVISNNFKFGVIYQKFGQTSEEELFGNMEESPAFVEFLEFLGKKIELHDFKGFRGGLDVAHGQTGTESVYTNFHNKEIMFHVSTKLPYTEGDSQQLQRKRHIGNDIVAIVFQEENTPFVPDMIQSNFLHAYVVVQVENACSDNVTYKVSVTARDDVPFFGPALPDPAIFKKGPEFREFLFTKLINAEYACYKAEKFAKLEERTRAALLETLYEELHINSQSMMGLGGDEDKLENGGGGGGGGFFESFKRVIRSRSQSMDAMGLSNKKSNTVSTSHSGSFTNNPAESPKTTGISLLVPGKSPSKYGRRGSAIGIGTIEESLIIPGKSPTRKKSGPFSSRRSSAIGIENIQEVQERSREVSPSAQKAADSSHLSQEHRSDNSPNHSSPEFFATKNSLAMYCRAPSIPEAQDLSRSSSNASSFASVVEEHEAEEEYDTGMESVSCVTPVKKDTFVYSCGVEEGTCSQGSFAAASRLQQQQDGVKTSELKGTDSQTKMEGRQQEQKFSSNC